Proteins encoded together in one Bos indicus isolate NIAB-ARS_2022 breed Sahiwal x Tharparkar chromosome 3, NIAB-ARS_B.indTharparkar_mat_pri_1.0, whole genome shotgun sequence window:
- the LOC109557063 gene encoding ATP synthase subunit epsilon, mitochondrial-like, which produces MAEYWQQIGLSYLRYSQICAKAMRDTLKTEFKANAEKTSGSSIKVVKVKKE; this is translated from the coding sequence ATGGCAGAGTATTGGCAACAGATTGGACTCAGCTACCTCAGGTACTCCCAGATTTGTGCAAAAGCCATGAGAGATACACTGAAGACAGAATTCAAAGCAAATGCCGAGAAGACTTCTGGCAGCAGCATAAAAGTTGTAAAAGTCAAAAAGGAATAA